In one window of Helianthus annuus cultivar XRQ/B chromosome 17, HanXRQr2.0-SUNRISE, whole genome shotgun sequence DNA:
- the LOC110867266 gene encoding translation initiation factor IF-2-like, translating to MEDYKVLGRREEEAARLRAETEKMVKAAREGAEQLEKDKELLNVMAANAALGKEKAAAEAVVVKAREAEARLAKALEEAKEAGARAAKSLEEAKEREGHASKALEEANADRGHLKQIVGSLQAEVQTREAKLAEITACVAIVKAILDAPETVTGIDLIKQRARDASFKAGYNRCIGYINILSKGGYTDERSGFRDVDTEAFLEAACASFYDTSIAAVEELDKCLDAPDYVDRLRWLYANADDSEEEEFAGDAKGGASTSGTK from the exons atggaagattacaaggtgttAGGCCGCAGGGAGGAGGAAGCTGCGCGCTTGCGGGCTGAGACAGAAAAGATGGTGAAAGCTGCTCGcgagggtgcggagcagcttgaaaagGATAAG GAGTTGTTAAATGTCATGGCAGCAAATGCTGCTTTGGGCAAGGAGAAAGCTGCGGCCGAAGCGGTTGTTGTTAAGGCCCGGGAGGCAGAGGCCCGGTTAgcaaaggcgcttgaagaggccaaagaggcGGGGGCCCGTGCTGCAAAGtctcttgaagaggccaaggagaGGGAGGGCCacgcttctaaggctcttgaagaagcgAATGCTGATCGAGGCCACTTGAAACAGATTGTTGGGAGCCTTCAG GCTGAGGTGCAGACTCGCGAGGCCAAGCTTGCGGAGATTACTGCCTGCGTGGCT ATTGTTAAAGCTATCCTGGATGCGCCTGAGACTGTAACTGGTATAGACTTGATTAAGCAGCGTGCCCGGGATGCtagttttaaagctggttataaccgatGCATTGGCTATATAAACATCTTGTCTAAAGGTGGCTACACTGATGAACGGTCCGGGTTTCGTGATGTGGACACCGAAGCGTTTCTTGAGGCGGCTTGTGCATCATTTTACGACACGTCTATCGCTGCGGTTGAGGAGCTTGACAAGTGCCTGGATGCGCCTGACTATGTAGACCGTTTACGGTGGTTATATGCGAATGCCGATGACTCGGAAGAGGAAGAATTTGCTGGTGACGCCAAAGGTGGCGCGagtaccagcggtacaaaatag